Proteins encoded within one genomic window of Bacillus sp. 1NLA3E:
- a CDS encoding D-alanyl-D-alanine carboxypeptidase family protein — protein sequence MKKICKLVLFVFILSIFLINLPPTAEASVSVSARSAILIEQNSGRILYQKNAFEISKIASITKIMTAILAIESGKMDETVTVSDRAVRTEGSSIYLKPGEKIKLKDLVYGLMLRSGNDSAVAIAEHVGGSLEGFVFLMNQKAEEIGMRKTHFDNPHGLDDSKDHYSTAYDMAKLTRYAMMNSTYRTIAGTKVHRAHNPNEGWDRVWKNKNRLLTEKYKYCTGGKTGYTKIAKRTLVTTATKGDMNLIAVTLNDGDDWNDHISMYENAFKQYDLAEIISTGNIPAIKSSFYKKNIYFKKPFLYPISSNEESKINIQYKMVKPEKEWRHVEDIPDVVGHATIYFDGEKIKRVPIYYLHKQSKEDSIFKLFEDVFMSFVGLKSDG from the coding sequence ATGAAAAAGATTTGTAAGCTTGTGCTCTTTGTCTTCATACTTTCAATATTTTTAATAAATCTACCGCCCACAGCCGAAGCTTCTGTTTCCGTTAGCGCAAGAAGTGCTATATTAATTGAACAAAATTCTGGGCGTATTTTATATCAGAAAAACGCATTTGAGATCAGTAAGATTGCAAGTATCACCAAAATCATGACAGCCATTTTAGCGATTGAATCTGGAAAAATGGATGAAACAGTGACCGTTAGCGATCGGGCGGTGAGAACAGAGGGATCATCTATTTATTTAAAGCCTGGAGAGAAAATTAAACTAAAGGACCTCGTCTATGGGTTAATGCTTCGGTCTGGGAACGATTCTGCTGTAGCAATTGCAGAGCATGTTGGTGGCAGTTTAGAAGGGTTTGTTTTTTTAATGAACCAAAAGGCCGAGGAAATCGGAATGAGAAAAACTCACTTTGATAATCCACATGGACTCGATGACTCAAAGGACCATTATTCTACCGCTTATGATATGGCTAAATTAACGAGATATGCAATGATGAACAGTACATATCGAACAATAGCTGGGACTAAAGTCCATCGTGCCCATAATCCAAACGAAGGCTGGGACAGAGTGTGGAAAAATAAAAACCGCTTGCTAACAGAAAAATATAAATACTGTACGGGAGGGAAAACTGGTTATACCAAAATCGCCAAGAGGACACTTGTAACCACTGCCACAAAAGGTGATATGAACCTAATTGCAGTTACTTTGAATGATGGAGATGATTGGAATGATCATATTTCGATGTATGAAAATGCCTTCAAGCAGTATGATCTCGCCGAAATTATTTCGACTGGAAACATTCCAGCGATTAAGAGTTCGTTTTATAAAAAGAATATTTATTTTAAAAAACCCTTTTTATATCCTATTTCCTCAAATGAAGAAAGTAAAATTAACATTCAATATAAAATGGTAAAACCCGAAAAGGAATGGCGTCACGTGGAAGATATTCCAGATGTGGTAGGTCATGCTACGATTTATTTTGACGGCGAAAAAATTAAGAGAGTCCCAATCTATTATCTTCATAAACAAAGTAAAGAGGATTCAATTTTCAAATTGTTTGAAGATGTATTTATGTCATTCGTTGGCCTGAAATCAGATGGTTAA
- a CDS encoding spore maturation protein, protein MELISIISLWLIPILIGTILIYGTIKQIPTYESFVEGGKEGIKIAISIIPYLVGMLVAITVFRASGALDFLMKLMGPGIKALGIPSEIIPLAIIRPISGTAALGMTSDLIATYGPDSFIGRLASVLQGSTDTTFYVLTVYFGAVGVRKMGDALKVGLWADLVGIIAAIIVVVLVYGTN, encoded by the coding sequence ATGGAACTTATTTCGATTATTTCTCTGTGGCTGATCCCAATCTTAATAGGGACGATTCTAATCTATGGAACGATTAAACAAATTCCTACGTATGAAAGCTTTGTTGAGGGTGGGAAAGAAGGAATCAAAATCGCAATCTCAATCATTCCATATCTAGTTGGGATGCTTGTTGCAATTACTGTGTTTCGTGCTTCTGGTGCACTTGATTTTTTGATGAAACTCATGGGCCCAGGGATAAAAGCCCTTGGAATTCCCTCGGAAATTATTCCGTTAGCGATTATCCGTCCTATTTCCGGGACAGCGGCACTTGGAATGACAAGTGACCTTATCGCCACATATGGACCAGATTCCTTTATTGGAAGGTTAGCATCTGTTTTGCAAGGGAGTACCGATACAACGTTCTATGTGTTAACGGTTTATTTTGGGGCTGTCGGAGTTAGAAAAATGGGGGATGCTTTAAAGGTGGGATTGTGGGCAGATTTGGTAGGTATTATTGCTGCAATTATTGTTGTAGTATTGGTATATGGAACAAATTAA
- a CDS encoding nucleoside recognition domain-containing protein, protein MVNYIWVGMTLVGIIFAFINGTINEVNEAIFNGAKEAVTLCIGLISILVFWLGMMRIAEDSGLLSKLSALFRPIIVRLFPEVPPNHPAMGYILSNMMANMFGLGNAATPLGIKAMEQLKRLNGDKDNASRSMITFLALNTASITIIPTTVIAIRMNYHSASPTDIVGPTLVTTVISAIAAIIIDRFFYFRRTRKGRE, encoded by the coding sequence ATGGTTAACTATATTTGGGTAGGAATGACACTGGTGGGAATTATTTTTGCCTTTATCAATGGAACGATAAATGAAGTAAATGAAGCTATATTTAATGGTGCAAAGGAGGCGGTTACCTTATGTATCGGATTAATCAGCATTTTAGTTTTTTGGTTAGGGATGATGCGAATTGCTGAAGATTCAGGGTTATTGTCTAAACTGTCCGCACTATTTCGCCCCATCATTGTAAGATTGTTTCCAGAAGTTCCTCCAAATCATCCAGCGATGGGTTATATTTTATCAAATATGATGGCGAATATGTTTGGCTTGGGAAATGCGGCAACCCCGTTAGGGATTAAGGCAATGGAACAATTGAAAAGGTTGAATGGAGATAAAGACAATGCCAGCCGGTCAATGATCACGTTCTTAGCCTTAAATACAGCAAGTATTACCATTATCCCAACAACCGTGATAGCGATTAGGATGAATTATCACTCAGCTTCTCCAACTGATATTGTTGGTCCCACACTCGTAACTACAGTAATTTCTGCAATCGCTGCTATCATCATTGACCGTTTTTTTTACTTTCGAAGAACTCGCAAAGGAAGAGAATGA